Genomic DNA from Streptomyces sp. NBC_01571:
TGCTTGAGCGAGGTGAGCGGGGAGGCGCCGGTACCGCCGTCGTGGCCGGAGATGAGGACCACGTCGGCGTGTGCCTTGGAGACGCCCGCGGCGACCGTGCCTACGCCGACCTCGGAGACCAGCTTCACGTGGATGCGGGCCTGCGGGTTGGCGTTCTTGAGGTCGTGGATCAGCTGAGCCAGGTCCTCGATGGAGTAGATGTCGTGGTGCGGCGGCGGGGAGATCAGGCCGACGCCAGGGGTGCTGTGCCGGGTCCTGGCGACCCAGGGGTACACCTTGTGGCCGGGCAGCTGGCCGCCCTCGCCGGGCTTGGCGCCCTGCGCCATCTTGATCTGGATGTCGTCGGCGTTGACCAGGTACTCCGAGGTCACACCGAAGCGGCCGGAGGCGACCTGCTTGATGGACGAGCGGCGCGCCGGGTCGTACAGCCGGTCCGCGTCCTCGCCGCCCTCACCGGTGTTGGACTTGCCGCCCAGCTGGTTCATGGCGATGGCGAGGGTCTCGTGCGCCTCCTTGGAGATGGAGCCGTACGACATGGCGCCCGTGGAGAAGCGCTTGACGATCTCGCTGACCGGCTCGACCTCGTCGACCGGGATCGACGGGCGGTCGGAGGCGAAGCCGAACAGGCCGCGGAGCGTCATCAGGCGCTCGGACTGCTCGTTCACCCGGTCCGTGTACTTCTTGAAGATGTCGTAGTTGCCGGAGCGCGTCGAGTGCTGGAGGCGGAAGACCGTCTCCGGGTCGAACAGGTGCGGTTCGCCCTCGCGGCGCCACTGGTACTCGCCGCCTATGTCGAGGGCGCGGTGCGCGGGCGCGATGCCGGAGGCCGGGTAGGCCTTGGCGTGCCGGGCGGCGACCTCCTTGGCGATGACGTCGAGACCGGCTCCGCCGATCTTCGTCGCGGTGCCGCTGAAGTACCTGCCGACGAACTCCGCGTCCAGGCCGACGGCCTCGAAGACCTGCGCGCCGCGGTAGGAGGCGACGGTGGAGATGCCCATCTTGGACATGACCTTGAGGACGCCCTTGCCGAGCGCGTAGATCAGGTTGCGGATGGCCTGCTCGGCCTCGATGCCCTGCAGGAAGGTGCCGGCGCGGACCAGGTCCTCGACCGACTCCATGGCCAGGTACGGGTTGACCGCCGCGGCGCCGAAGCCGATGAGGAGGGCCACGTGGTGGACCTCGCGGACGTCGCCCGCCTCGACCAGCAGGCCCACCTGGGTGCGCTGCTTGGTGCGGATGAGGTGGTGGTGGACGGCCGCGGTCAGCAGCAGGGAGGGGATCGGGGCGTGCTCGGCGTCCGAGTGCCGGTCAGACAGCACGATCAGGCGGGCGCCGTTGTCTATGGCGGCGTCGGCCTCGGAGCAGATCTCCTCGATCCGCGCGGCCAGCGAGTCACCGCCGCCGGAGACGCGGTAGAGACCGGAGAGCGTGGCGGCCTTCATGCCGGGCATGTCGCCGTCGGCGTTGATGTGGATGAGCTTGGCCAGCTCGTCGTTGTCGATCACCGGGAAGGGCAGGGTGACGCTGCGACAGGAGGCCGCGGTCGGTTCCAGGAGGTTGCCCTGCGGGCCCAGCGAGGAGCGCAGCGAGGTGACGAGCTCCTCGCGGATCGCGTCCAGCGGCGGGTTGGTGACCTGCGCGAAGAGCTGGGTGAAGTAGTCGAAGAGGAGACGCGGGCGCTGCGACAGGGCGGCGATCGGCGTGTCCGTGCCCATCGAGCCGATCGGCTCGGCGCCGGCGTTGGCCATCGGCGCGAGGATGATCCGCAGCTCCTCCTCGGTGTAGCCGAAGGTCTGCTGGCGGCGGGTGACCGAGGCGTGGGTGTGCACGATGTGCTCGCGCTCGGGGAGGTCGGAGAGCTCGATCTCGCCGGCTTCCAGCCACTCGGCGTAGGGCAGGTCGGCGGCGAGGCCGGCCTTGATCTCGTCGTCCTCGATGATGCGGTGCTCGGCGGTGTCGACGAGGAACATGCGGCCGGGCTGGAGGCGGCCCTTGCGGACGACCTTCGCGGGGTCGATGTCGAGGACGCCGACCTCGGAGCCGAGGACGACGAGGCCGTCCTCGGTGACCCAGTAGCGGCCGGGGCGCAGACCGTTGCGGTCGAGGACCGCGCCGACCTGGGTGCCGTCGGTGAAGGTGACGCAGGCCGGGCCGTCCCAGGGCTCCATCATCGTGGAGTGGAACTGGTAGAAGGCGCGACGGTCCGGGTCCATGGAGCCGTGGTTCTCCCACGCCTCCGGGATCATCATCAGCACGGAGTGCGGGAGCGAGCGGCCGCCGAGGTGGAGGAGTTCGAGGACCTCGTCGAAGGAGGCCGAGTCGGAGGCGTCCGGTGTGCAGACGGGGAAGACCCGCTCCAGGCCCTTGTCGCCGAACAGGTCGGAGACCAGCTGGGACTCGCGGGCCTTCATCCAGTTGCGGTTGCCCTTGACCGTGTTGATCTCGCCGTTGTGCGCGACGAAGCGGTACGGGTGGGCGAGCGGCCAGCTCGGGAAGGTGTTGGTGGAGAACCGGGAGTGCACGAGCGCGATCGCGGAGGCGAAGCGGCGGTCGGACAGGTCCGGGAAGAAGGGTTCGAGCTGGCCGGTGGTCAGCATGCCCTTGTAGACGATGGTGCGCGCGGAGAGCGACGGGAAGTAGACGCCGGCCTCGCGTTCGGCGCGCTTGCGCAGCACGAACGCCTTGCGGTCGAGGTCGATGCCCTTGCTGGCGCCGTCGGTCACGAAGATCTGGCGGAAGACGGGCATCGTGGAGCGGGCGGTGGCGCCGAGGAGTTCGGGGGCGACGGGCACCTGGCGCCAGCCGAGGACGGTCAGGTCCTCGTCGGCGGCGATCGTCTCGATCCGTGAGACGGCGTCCTGGGTGCCGTCGCCGGGCAGGAAGGCGATGCCGACCGCGTAGGCGCCGGCCTCGGGCAGCTCGAATCCGGCCACCTCGCGGAGGAACGCGTCCGGGACCTGGGACAGGATGCCCGCGCCGTCGCCCGAGTCGGGCTCGGCGCCGGTGGCACCGCGGTGTTCCAGGTTGCGCAGCACGGTGAGCGCCTGCTCGACCAGCGCGTAGCTCGCCTCGCCGGTGAGGGTGGCCACGAAGCCGACGCCGCAGGCGTCGTGCTCGTTGCGGGGGTCGTACATACCCTGAGCAGCAGGGCGAGCATCCATGAAGGACCAGTTCTGGCCATTCGTGGAGTGCTGGGACGGCTGGCGCGGCGAACGCATCGGCTCTCCCGTCGTCGTCGTGGCTGGGGGCGCCTCCCAGCGCTTCGAAGGCGTCTGGGGGAGCATGTGCCGAGGGACGACTCTGGCCCTCTGCTGGGGGGATGCAAAATTTCGTGCAGGTTACATGATGGAGCGGTTCTCGGGAACCGGATACTGCGTTCCAACATGCGGACACCGGGGGTGGCGGCGGGGGTACCGCGCACGGCACTGGAGTAAGAGGGGACCCAGTCGGACAGATCGGTGTCCGCGGGGCCGGGGCGCGGCAGGCAACGTCGCCCGCCGCGGTGGTGCGGAGCAGGCCTCATTGCCCGCAGCGCTTACGGCTCATGCCCAGTGGT
This window encodes:
- the gltB gene encoding glutamate synthase large subunit encodes the protein MYDPRNEHDACGVGFVATLTGEASYALVEQALTVLRNLEHRGATGAEPDSGDGAGILSQVPDAFLREVAGFELPEAGAYAVGIAFLPGDGTQDAVSRIETIAADEDLTVLGWRQVPVAPELLGATARSTMPVFRQIFVTDGASKGIDLDRKAFVLRKRAEREAGVYFPSLSARTIVYKGMLTTGQLEPFFPDLSDRRFASAIALVHSRFSTNTFPSWPLAHPYRFVAHNGEINTVKGNRNWMKARESQLVSDLFGDKGLERVFPVCTPDASDSASFDEVLELLHLGGRSLPHSVLMMIPEAWENHGSMDPDRRAFYQFHSTMMEPWDGPACVTFTDGTQVGAVLDRNGLRPGRYWVTEDGLVVLGSEVGVLDIDPAKVVRKGRLQPGRMFLVDTAEHRIIEDDEIKAGLAADLPYAEWLEAGEIELSDLPEREHIVHTHASVTRRQQTFGYTEEELRIILAPMANAGAEPIGSMGTDTPIAALSQRPRLLFDYFTQLFAQVTNPPLDAIREELVTSLRSSLGPQGNLLEPTAASCRSVTLPFPVIDNDELAKLIHINADGDMPGMKAATLSGLYRVSGGGDSLAARIEEICSEADAAIDNGARLIVLSDRHSDAEHAPIPSLLLTAAVHHHLIRTKQRTQVGLLVEAGDVREVHHVALLIGFGAAAVNPYLAMESVEDLVRAGTFLQGIEAEQAIRNLIYALGKGVLKVMSKMGISTVASYRGAQVFEAVGLDAEFVGRYFSGTATKIGGAGLDVIAKEVAARHAKAYPASGIAPAHRALDIGGEYQWRREGEPHLFDPETVFRLQHSTRSGNYDIFKKYTDRVNEQSERLMTLRGLFGFASDRPSIPVDEVEPVSEIVKRFSTGAMSYGSISKEAHETLAIAMNQLGGKSNTGEGGEDADRLYDPARRSSIKQVASGRFGVTSEYLVNADDIQIKMAQGAKPGEGGQLPGHKVYPWVARTRHSTPGVGLISPPPHHDIYSIEDLAQLIHDLKNANPQARIHVKLVSEVGVGTVAAGVSKAHADVVLISGHDGGTGASPLTSLKHAGGPWELGLAETQQTLLLNGLRDRIVVQTDGQLKTGRDVVIAALLGAEEFGFATAPLVVSGCVMMRVCHLDTCPVGIATQNPVLRDRFAGKAEYIVNFFKFIAEEVREILAELGFRTIEEAVGHAEHLDVTRAVDHWKAQGLDLSPLFHVPELPEGAVRHRVIAQDHGLEKALDNELIKLAADALAANSQADAQPVRAQVPIRNINRTVGTMLGHEVTKKFGGAGLPDDTIDITFTGSAGQSFGAFLPRGVTLRLEGDANDYVGKGLSGGRVVVRPDRGADHLAEYSTIAGNTIAYGATGGELFLRGRTGERFCVRNSGATVVSEGVGDHGCEYMTGGHAVVLGETGRNFAAGMSGGIAYVVDLDRDNVNAGNVGAVEELDDTDKQWLRAVVRRHQEETGSTVAGKLLAEWDTAVDRFSKIIPSTYKAVLAAKDAAERAGLTESEITEKMMEAATNG